The sequence ATCATTTTTAAACTCTTACATACCCAATTCATCTCTCAAGTCACACAGTGTGCTTCTGTGAACCATATTGACTCATAAAAGTACCACATTGTAAACATCATCTGGAAACCCGCGTTATAACCAAAGCACTAATAATACCTACACAGTCTTTTCATAGTCCTGTGCTGACTTCAGCTCAGGTTCATTCTTGTTCACATATTTTCATGCAGAAGGTatggctttttgtttttttcaacattCAATAAGTCCTATCGTGTTGCCCGGGCATGTGATCCTGAACGACGATTCTGACATCCGAGTCCTGTGCTAGCGACCAAATAAAAACGcaacaactccccccccccctacaccatCTCCATGGCGATACGGTCGGGCGTCATCTGTCCCGTCTTCACGGAGATCCACAAGTCCTCCGTGTCCCCCCTGTTttgctttttcttcttctttgtgtcCGACCTCGCGGTCACGGCCCCCTTGTCCCttcggcggcagcagcagcagcagccactgcCGCCCCAGCAGTAGTGACAGCAGACCCCCAGCGAGGTGAGCAggaccagcagggggagggccAGCAGGACGGCCAGGCACACCGTGTTGTACACCCCTTGGTTGTGTTTGTCCGCAGCAAAGTTCCACAGCTGGTTGAAAAAGTCCAGCACGCTGCCCTTTTCATCCGCcatctttgttttttattgtttttgtttgtaccTCCCAGGATGGTCGTCTTTGATAAAGCCTGGCTGGAACTCCAACAGCTTcggtttataaaaaaaatggcgAACACGTACTCTGGTGACTTGTGCAACGTAACATTGGTAGCCACGATACATAAATATCGTGTCTCAAATCTGCAGTATCGTATCCGGGAAAGGTGGCGGTGAATATCTTCTCGGGCTCAGAAGCCGTTTCGGGttttggttaaggtttggtttCAAGAATAAAGACCTTGAACCTTTCCTGGTGCTTCTGACCCTTTGGGTTGGCGTGAAGCAATCATAGTTTCATACGAGTCTGAGATGGAAATATTTGAAATCCCAACAAACGGTGCCTATTGCTTCGACTCAATCCGAGTTTGTCGGTGATCCCTGCATCCCTGCGGTTCCTCCTCTGGTGGTGACCCCTGGTGTTGACCTCTGGTTTTGACCTCTGGTGGTGACCTCTGGTGTTCCTCCTCTGGTCACGGTCTCCTCGTTTTCTGGCCCCCCCACTCCTCTCGCTCCCATTCAATTCGGCCTGCTGGAAGGAGCACACCGCCGGGAAGGATGTCGGAATGTTCCTGTGGATGTAAACACACAATAGAAAGGTGACCtttgaactcacacacacattccatcaCCAATCGACAGCATTCCATCTGCAGGCTAATGTGCTACGTAGAAGGAGTAGAAGTATGCAGAATATGTGTGCAATGACACCACATTTATAAAcgcacagatatatatataacaaaagTGGACATCTCCAGAGCTTGAAATGTCTTTATACAGTTACATTAACCTCTACAATCGTCCTTCCGTGATGTGTGCCTGCCTATTGTAAAATCCTtagagggagattgagagagcaGAACGTT is a genomic window of Gadus morhua chromosome 8, gadMor3.0, whole genome shotgun sequence containing:
- the kiaa0040 gene encoding uncharacterized protein KIAA0040 homolog — translated: MADEKGSVLDFFNQLWNFAADKHNQGVYNTVCLAVLLALPLLVLLTSLGVCCHYCWGGSGCCCCCRRRDKGAVTARSDTKKKKKQNRGDTEDLWISVKTGQMTPDRIAMEMV